One part of the Rutidosis leptorrhynchoides isolate AG116_Rl617_1_P2 chromosome 1, CSIRO_AGI_Rlap_v1, whole genome shotgun sequence genome encodes these proteins:
- the LOC139879070 gene encoding inositol oxygenase 2-like, with translation MTVCFEQSVPDSQVVENKSNCNTNELVLDGGFVVPNNVANGGFDAPEINAFGHTFRDYDVESERQKQVEEFYRMNHIHQTYDFVKKMREEYKKLDKLEMSIWECCELLNEVVDESDPDLDEPQIEHLLQTAEAIRKDYPNEDWLHLTALIHDLGKVLLLPRFGELPQWAVVGDTHPLGCAFDESIVHHKYFNENPDTNNPAYQTKNGVYSEGCGLENVMISWGHDDYMYLVAKENGSTLPQAGLFIIRYHSFYPLHRSGAYTHLMNDEDVENLKWLQIFNKYDLYSKSKVRVDVEKVKPYYLSLIKKYFPERLRW, from the exons ATGACTGTTTGCTTCGAGCAATCGGTACCCG ATTCTCAAGTGGTGGAAAACAAGAGTAATTGTAATACAAATGAATTGGTATTAGATGGTGGATTTGTGGTTCCTAATAATGTTGCTAATGGTGGTTTTGATGCACCAGAAATCAACGCTTTTGGTCACACTTTcag agattatgatgttgagagtgAAAGACAAAAGCAAGTTGAGGAATTTTATAGGATGAATCACATTCACCAAACATACGATTTT GTGAAGAAGATGAGAGAAGAGTATAAGAAATTGGATAAGTTGGAGATGAGTATTTGGGAATGTTGTGAACTATTAAACGAAGTTGTGGACGAAAGTGATCCCGATTTAGACGAACCACAAATCGAACATTTGTTGCAGACCGCTGAAGCCATTAGAAAAGACTACCCGAATGAAGATTGGCTTCACTTGACTGCcctcattcatg ATCTTGGAAAAGTCTTATTACTTCCAAGATTTGGAGAGCTTCCACAATGGGCCGTTGTGGGTGATACACACCCTCTTGGTTGTGCATTCGACGAATCGATTGTTCACCACAAG TATTTTAATGAAAATCCGGATACAAACAATCCTGCTTATCAAACTAAGAATGGAGTTTATTCAGAAGGATGTGGACTGGAAAATGTGATGATTTCATGGGGTCATGATGACTACATGTACTTG GTGGCCAAGGAAAATGGAAGTACTCTGCCTCAAGCAGGATTGTTCATCATCCGTTATCATTCGTTCTATC CATTGCATAGGAGTGGGGCGTATACGCATTTGATGAACGATGAGGATGTAGAGAACTTGAAGTGGCTTCAAATATTCAA CAAGTATGATCTTTACAGTAAAAGCAAAGTTCGCGTTGATGTAGAAAAGGTGAAGCCGTATTATCTATCATTGATTAAAAAG TATTTCCCTGAAAGACTCAGATGGTGA